In one window of Pirellulales bacterium DNA:
- a CDS encoding dehydrogenase: MAQVYNWQLGREMSYPYEEHHPRWQFAFVFNTNRCIACQTCTMACKSTWTFSRGQEYMWWNNVETKPYGGYPRHWDAKILSMLEKENPEGQVWDASEKDPDHHPYGTFRGKTIFEAAEKRIGPEGAQAVLGYLPTESEWAAPNVHEDSATGGKWKPGQFSGSTQLPEHRVWFFYLARICNHCTYPGCLGACPRQAIYKRPEDGIVLIDQTRCRGYRKCVEGCPYKKVMYRGNTHTSEKCVGCYPRIEGSDPELCPDGAPIETRCMSVCVGKIRLQGLVEVGDEGRWVDNPKNPLYYLIRERQVALPLYPQFGTEPNGFYIPPRWVPRDYLRQMFGPGVDHAIEQYSCPDRELLAVLQLFRAQRQILYRFEIEKGPKVAEVVVRMPSGKEQVQEIFNDTVIGYNKFDKEVVRVTIDEPIIERPADKHANSI; the protein is encoded by the coding sequence GTGGCTCAGGTATATAACTGGCAACTCGGACGTGAGATGAGCTACCCCTACGAGGAGCATCATCCCCGCTGGCAGTTCGCGTTTGTCTTCAACACCAATCGGTGCATCGCCTGCCAAACCTGCACCATGGCCTGCAAGAGCACGTGGACCTTCTCGCGCGGTCAGGAATACATGTGGTGGAACAACGTGGAGACCAAGCCTTATGGCGGGTATCCGCGCCACTGGGACGCCAAGATCCTTTCCATGCTGGAGAAGGAAAATCCCGAAGGGCAGGTCTGGGACGCCAGCGAGAAAGATCCCGACCACCATCCCTATGGAACCTTCCGCGGCAAGACGATCTTCGAGGCCGCCGAAAAGCGCATCGGTCCTGAGGGCGCGCAGGCCGTGCTCGGCTATTTGCCGACAGAATCGGAATGGGCCGCTCCCAACGTGCACGAAGATTCCGCCACCGGCGGCAAGTGGAAGCCCGGCCAGTTCAGCGGTTCGACGCAACTGCCCGAGCATCGCGTGTGGTTCTTCTACCTAGCCCGCATCTGCAACCACTGCACCTATCCCGGCTGCCTCGGAGCCTGTCCGCGACAAGCGATTTACAAGCGCCCGGAAGACGGCATTGTGCTCATCGATCAAACGCGCTGCCGCGGCTACCGCAAGTGCGTCGAAGGCTGCCCCTACAAAAAGGTGATGTACCGCGGCAACACCCACACCAGCGAAAAGTGCGTCGGCTGTTATCCCCGTATCGAAGGGAGCGATCCCGAACTATGCCCCGACGGCGCGCCGATCGAAACGCGCTGTATGTCGGTCTGCGTCGGCAAGATTCGCCTGCAAGGGCTGGTGGAAGTCGGCGATGAGGGGCGCTGGGTCGATAATCCCAAAAACCCGCTCTACTACCTGATTCGCGAGCGTCAGGTGGCGCTGCCGCTCTATCCGCAGTTTGGCACCGAGCCCAACGGCTTCTACATTCCGCCCCGTTGGGTGCCGCGCGACTATCTGCGTCAAATGTTTGGCCCCGGCGTCGATCACGCCATCGAGCAGTATAGCTGCCCCGATCGCGAGCTCTTGGCGGTGCTCCAACTGTTCCGCGCCCAGCGGCAGATCTTGTACCGCTTCGAAATCGAAAAGGGCCCCAAAGTCGCCGAGGTCGTGGTCCGCATGCCATCCGGCAAGGAGCAGGTGCAAGAAATCTTTAACGACACCGTGATTGGTTACAACAAGTTCGACAAAGAGGTCGTGCGCGTGACCATCGACGAGCCCATCATCGAGCGGCCCGCCGACAAGCACGCCAACTCCATTTAG
- a CDS encoding molecular chaperone TorD family protein: MASQLAPAVGANEAPELDLAAEALFRFLSAALSDPRGDAWRLVLDPNNLRMAVLAVETLRDEFADHSLPLGFGELPIEDLDLRGVIAGLAQTPSEIRAEYERVFGLVTCRECPPYETEYHKNEDTFFRAQEMADIAGFYHAFGIEPGAIARERADFLPLELEFLGFLQMKKRLAHAAATEESAAQAEVCQLAYSKFFADHIAWWVPSFCLALRRQADQGLYAALGQVLAALLPIERTRLGIAPPMMPLEAKTSEAPEDCDGCVPDDLVELKTQ; encoded by the coding sequence ATGGCATCGCAATTGGCGCCCGCAGTCGGCGCGAACGAAGCGCCAGAACTCGATCTAGCGGCGGAGGCGCTGTTCCGCTTCTTGTCGGCCGCGCTTTCCGATCCGCGCGGCGACGCCTGGCGTCTGGTCCTCGATCCCAACAATCTGCGCATGGCCGTGCTGGCGGTTGAAACGCTGCGCGATGAATTTGCCGACCACTCGCTGCCGCTGGGCTTTGGCGAGTTGCCGATCGAAGACCTCGATCTGCGCGGCGTCATCGCGGGACTGGCCCAAACGCCGTCAGAGATTCGCGCCGAATACGAGCGCGTGTTCGGGCTGGTGACCTGCCGCGAATGTCCGCCGTACGAAACCGAGTATCACAAGAACGAAGACACCTTCTTTCGCGCCCAGGAAATGGCCGACATCGCCGGCTTTTATCACGCCTTCGGCATCGAGCCGGGCGCTATCGCCCGCGAGCGAGCCGATTTTCTGCCGCTGGAACTCGAGTTTCTCGGCTTCTTGCAAATGAAGAAGCGCTTGGCCCACGCGGCAGCGACCGAAGAATCGGCCGCTCAGGCGGAGGTGTGCCAACTGGCCTACAGCAAGTTCTTCGCCGATCATATCGCCTGGTGGGTCCCCTCCTTCTGTCTGGCCTTGCGCCGCCAGGCCGATCAAGGGCTTTACGCGGCGCTAGGGCAAGTGCTGGCCGCGCTGTTGCCTATCGAGCGAACTCGCCTCGGCATCGCGCCCCCGATGATGCCGCTGGAAGCCAAGACCAGCGAAGCCCCCGAAGACTGTGATGGCTGCGTGCCCGATGATCTCGTCGAACTGAAGACGCAGTAA
- a CDS encoding DUF1559 domain-containing protein: MIANRRAPSTPHPGGAHFLYGDGSVHFLQETIDLAIYQALSTKSGSEPVTGGP, translated from the coding sequence ATGATTGCCAATCGCCGCGCGCCCAGCACGCCCCATCCCGGCGGCGCGCACTTCCTCTATGGCGACGGCTCGGTCCATTTTCTGCAAGAAACGATCGACCTGGCCATCTATCAGGCGCTCTCCACCAAGTCGGGTAGTGAGCCGGTGACTGGCGGCCCGTGA
- a CDS encoding DUF2071 domain-containing protein, producing MNIPVIRGVIDRRILINYHVDPSVLVRVLPHPFRPQVVHGAALAGICLIRLKQVRPTYLPSWLGISSENAAHRFAVEWDDTNGVGSGVYVNRRDTSSRLNALAGGRLFPGLHHHARFDVAETAETLEIAVRSDDGAMRLSVRGRRAARLPASSIFASLAEASALFEAGSLGYSATADPTRFQGLELRCTDWRVEPLEISEVHSSMFDDAALFPAGSIEFDSALLMRGIQHEWHGKPDFCGAANDRNNCLLEPAAR from the coding sequence ATGAACATTCCGGTGATTCGCGGAGTGATCGACCGTCGCATCCTGATCAATTATCACGTTGATCCCAGCGTGCTGGTGCGTGTCTTGCCGCATCCCTTTCGGCCGCAGGTCGTGCATGGCGCGGCGCTGGCCGGCATCTGCTTGATTCGACTCAAGCAAGTTCGACCGACGTACTTGCCATCGTGGCTCGGCATCTCCTCGGAAAACGCGGCGCACCGGTTCGCCGTCGAGTGGGACGATACGAATGGCGTTGGCAGCGGGGTGTATGTGAATCGGCGCGACACCAGCTCTCGGCTGAACGCCTTGGCGGGTGGGAGACTCTTTCCCGGCCTGCACCACCACGCGCGATTCGATGTCGCCGAGACGGCCGAGACGTTGGAAATTGCCGTTCGCAGCGACGATGGCGCCATGCGACTTTCGGTGCGAGGTCGCCGCGCCGCTCGATTGCCGGCGTCGTCGATTTTTGCATCGCTGGCTGAGGCCTCCGCGCTTTTTGAAGCTGGGTCGCTTGGATATTCGGCCACCGCCGACCCGACTCGCTTCCAAGGCTTGGAACTGCGCTGCACCGACTGGCGCGTCGAGCCGCTGGAGATTTCCGAAGTTCATTCCAGCATGTTTGACGACGCAGCGCTGTTTCCGGCCGGTTCGATTGAGTTTGACTCGGCGCTTTTGATGCGCGGCATCCAGCACGAATGGCATGGCAAGCCTGATTTTTGCGGCGCCGCCAATGATCGGAACAACTGCCTGCTCGAACCGGCCGCGCGGTGA